CGCGTTCGTTGTTGTGAATCTGATCGCCATCCGCAGGGGATGGATGCCGGGAATGCATGCGACTGATCGGACAACGTACGGAACTGTTTTTTATCCGCTGTCGTTTTTTATTTTAACGTTACTTTTGTGGGATGGTCATAAGTCCATTTTGGTGCTCTCTGTACTGACAATGGCGATCGCCGATGCTTTTGCTGCGATTGTCGGCGAACAGGTGCGTGTCCCGAAAATTTACCAAATTGCCGGCGAGCAAAAATCTTTTCAGGGCTCATCCGCCATGTTCGCCATGACTTTTTTGATCGTTCTTTTAGGATTGCGTTTGCTTACAGCGGCATTAGACAATTTTGCGTTGAATTGGCTGCACGCAGCGTGGTACGCGCTGGTCGTTGCTCTCGTGGCGACGGCGTGCGAAGCATTGTCCTCCAAAGGCTCGGACAATTTGAGCGTACCGCTTGGGACGGCATTTTTTATGTTTTATCTGGTCAGTCATTCCAATCAGGAAAATCTTGCCCTCACATTTGGCGTGGCTCTGGCATTGTTGATTGCTGTCGTTTCTTTTTATTTGAAGTTTCTCAATGGCAGCGGCGCTGTCTCCACTTTTCTGTTGGGCGCCGTAGTTTTTGGCGTTGGCAGGTGGGAATTCAGTCTGCCGCTATTGCTGTTTTTTGTGCTCTCCAGCATTTTGTCGAAAGTGGGAAAGCAATGGAAAGCGAGATTTGCCGATACTTTTCAAAAAGGCGGTCGTCGAGACATCGGACAGGTTTTTGCCAACGGGGGACTGGCCGGGCTGCTGGTTATTTTGTGGAATTTTTTCCCAAATGACGGATTTTATCTGGCTTTTGTCGGCTCCATCGCCGCCGTGACGGCGGATACCTGGGGCACGGAAATCGGTGTTTTTTCGAGGATTATGCCGCGTCTCGTGACTAATTTCAGGCGGGTCCCGCCCGGAACATCCGGAGGAGTGACGTTGCTCGGTTTTCTGGGCGGACTCGCTGGCAGCGTGGTGATCGTTTACGTGAGCAAGCTGGCGACAGCTCGCTATGATGGTTATTCTTTTGCGCTGCCAATGCTTGTTGCTTTTGCCGGTCTTTTTGGCAGCGTGGTGGACAGCGTCGTTGGCGCGACAGTACAAGCGCAATTCAAATGTCCCCAATGCGGGAAGATCACTGAAAAACACGTCCATTGTACAAATCACGCGACAGTTTTGCATTCCGGCGTCGCGGTAATTGACAACGACGCGGTGAATGGAATTTGTGCTTTCAGCGGGGCGGTTTTTGCGTATGTTGTTTATTTGGCGATGGCTTAGAGTTTTGAGTTCGTAGTGCGAGTTTCGCGTTGTGTGATTGAGAGATATTGTGAAACGAATGGGATCAAATTTTTATATGAACGCTAAACCCTGAACTTGGCCTCAGTTTATTTTGTCTTTGTAAATTAAAAAATGATTGCAATTGCAACTTGTTATTAAATGACAAACAATGAAACAGAAGGAGAAACAAAATGACGACGATTGTTGATGTATTCGGACGAGAAGTGCTTGATTCACGCGGAAATCCTACTGTCGAGGTAGAAGTATTGCTGGAAGGCGGAGCTGGCGGCAGAGCGATTGTGCCCTCGGGCGCATCGACCGGGGAACACGAAGCTGTGGAATTGCGCGATGGCGATAAAAGCCGTTACAATGGCAAAGGCGTCACCAAAGCCGTGGAAAATGTCAATGAAATCATCGCTGAAGAAATCATCGGCGAGGACGCGACAGAGCAGATTATTGTTGATAGACTTCTTTGTGAATTGGATGGCACGAAAAATAAAGAAAAATTAGGCGCTAACGCAATTTTGGGCGTTTCCATTGCCGTTGCCAAAGCGGCGGCGAACGCCCTGGAATTGCCGCTTTTTCAGTACATTGGCGGCGTTCACGCGCACACATTGCCGGTTCCCCAGATGAATATTCTGAACGGTGGCGCCCACGCGGATAATAATGTGGATTTGCAGGAATTTATGATCATGCCGGCCGGCGCACCGAATTTCGCCGAAGCATTGCGTATGGGTTCAGAAACTTTTCACGCCTTGAAATCCGTGCTCAAGGGCAGAGGTTACAACACGGCAGTCGGTGACGAGGGTGGATTTGCTCCGAATTTGAAATCCAACGAAGAAGCAGTGGAAGTTATTCTCGAAGCCATCGAAAAAGCGGGTTACAAACCGGGGCAGGATATTTACCTGGCGTTGGATCCGGCGTCGAGCGAGTTTTTTGACACGGAGAAAAATTTATACGTTCTCAAATCTGAAGGCAAGCAGCTCACTCCGGAGCAGATGGTTGATTATTACGCAAAATTAGTAGAAAAATATCCCATTGCTTCCATCGAAGACGGCATGGCAGAAGACGATTGGGATGGCTGGAAAATTATGACCGACCGCCTGGGCAGCAAAATTCAGATTGTTGGCGATGATTTGTTCGTCACCAACACCGAGCGAATAGCGAAAGGTATTGAGATGGGCGTGTGCAATTCGGTTTTGATAAAATTGAACCAGATCGGCACGTTGACGGAGACATTTGACG
This sequence is a window from Calditrichota bacterium. Protein-coding genes within it:
- a CDS encoding DUF92 domain-containing protein — encoded protein: MDWFWLAVLLVGLGAVIGFSEIVRKKIQWSVKTTRKLVHMLTGIFIALASFLMRNPLPLLLISGAFVVVNLIAIRRGWMPGMHATDRTTYGTVFYPLSFFILTLLLWDGHKSILVLSVLTMAIADAFAAIVGEQVRVPKIYQIAGEQKSFQGSSAMFAMTFLIVLLGLRLLTAALDNFALNWLHAAWYALVVALVATACEALSSKGSDNLSVPLGTAFFMFYLVSHSNQENLALTFGVALALLIAVVSFYLKFLNGSGAVSTFLLGAVVFGVGRWEFSLPLLLFFVLSSILSKVGKQWKARFADTFQKGGRRDIGQVFANGGLAGLLVILWNFFPNDGFYLAFVGSIAAVTADTWGTEIGVFSRIMPRLVTNFRRVPPGTSGGVTLLGFLGGLAGSVVIVYVSKLATARYDGYSFALPMLVAFAGLFGSVVDSVVGATVQAQFKCPQCGKITEKHVHCTNHATVLHSGVAVIDNDAVNGICAFSGAVFAYVVYLAMA
- the eno gene encoding phosphopyruvate hydratase, producing the protein MTTIVDVFGREVLDSRGNPTVEVEVLLEGGAGGRAIVPSGASTGEHEAVELRDGDKSRYNGKGVTKAVENVNEIIAEEIIGEDATEQIIVDRLLCELDGTKNKEKLGANAILGVSIAVAKAAANALELPLFQYIGGVHAHTLPVPQMNILNGGAHADNNVDLQEFMIMPAGAPNFAEALRMGSETFHALKSVLKGRGYNTAVGDEGGFAPNLKSNEEAVEVILEAIEKAGYKPGQDIYLALDPASSEFFDTEKNLYVLKSEGKQLTPEQMVDYYAKLVEKYPIASIEDGMAEDDWDGWKIMTDRLGSKIQIVGDDLFVTNTERIAKGIEMGVCNSVLIKLNQIGTLTETFDAIEMSHKAGYTTVISHRSGETEDTTIADVAVAANTGQLKSGSASRTDRISKYNQLLRIEELLGEAAVFAGASVLKK